The following are encoded together in the Panicum virgatum strain AP13 chromosome 6K, P.virgatum_v5, whole genome shotgun sequence genome:
- the LOC120711259 gene encoding uncharacterized protein LOC120711259 — translation MELIEIKADNIDGAAEEIIRFLEASNNADVTYFNGWSGLGASAVLKVVAKRLKASLSIASSATATATGFNKIIHIDCSLWQSKRALQKAIGVELGLPLRVLAIFDQRDKEDDFDGVKKGDRSMIPELTREIYNDLKNSRFLVVFHNGSGSYIDLRDFGVPIIGNLSMRVLWTSQGRFRLQGIQEEDVKKLAGLSNVAISADLLTDHILDSVAHLLQTEAEEVVKNPSLTESDMSPKIVMECIFYIALRGGDGIDWFTHASNYWVCDGIIQTGTDDGHKSAWDTSEALHENMRMDNWHQVWEVNIRDAIGLLFGDEECRPTDRWFSATRQYLEQKKQGGGTVPPQATSFFWTAAGPISDAMPILEGSMFGSSDRSLLRVIHLSHCTFSFSCHPFSSCNNIRFLLLDHCKDMDAAAGDRGEGKHHHSQGSHDDGSCFRKLWVLDLSYTDWYWLLSEEMMDLMVDLRELNVKGVKNWSISNLCRRGSGTNTHRLIKLCKIRVIVETSGIHGGHIEKKPSLFVDLSSSTILSTVILDNCIDLEGISFRGCANLKSLFLRGFFRRLVELDMSGTAVETLDLSALEARKLRRLFLLGCEKLHAILWPQEKSKQIKLKVLQIDTTRAAWDNKEDMSKKQVNGTDNTVVGSPSATVLDGNVRALTDLDSYISLRDARLFRSLHNPTLVKSLCYIEISSALTVITPTGHRNTSHQETRSSAEGIEQQGWTVGLQRHWPAGSMYVNDVFAAVSKGATQAGGGDNGGGIDAPDVITSVWNCPPIPTNSDWPHCYIILQDEARTGTKQETGATTTLPGFVATNAMTLHVHDSLSITCIPGPSIAAAEDLTWEYILRWCRLERCPNLQGTIFTAPSLRQNQIPIFYCLETFWASQLLKARYIWDWTASRYHPRLGSFEDLVFLHLDYCPRLVHVLPLYTSNSRGCQSLETLEIVCCGDLREVFPLINSESQQQEPRKFGNLKRIRLYELPMLQSICGRRMSAPNLETVKIRGCWSLRSLPSVCRPNGSGSTSSLPTVDCEKDWWDGLVWDGLEANHHPSLYKTAHSAYYKKTLRRTTVLR, via the exons CTAATCGAGATCAAGGCAGACAACATTGACGGTGCCGCAGAGGAGATAATTCGTTTTCTTGAGGCCAGCAATAATGCAGATGTGACATACTTCAATGGCTGGTCTGGACTGGGGGCATCTGCTGTCCTCAAAGTGGTCGCCAAACGACTCAAAGCATCATTGTCAATAGCGTCGTCTGCTACTGCAACTGCGACGGGCTTCAACAAGATCATCCACATAGACTGCTCGCTCTGGCAAAGCAAGCGGGCCTTGCAGAAGGCGATTGGAGTGGAGTTGGGGCTCCCACTGCGGGTGTTGGCCATCTTCGACCAGCGTGACAAGGAAGATGATTTTGATGGGGTTAAGAAAGGTGATAGAAGCATGATACCAGAGTTAACGAGGGAAATTTACAATGATCTTAAGAACAGCAGATTCCTGGTGGTCTTCCACAATGGGAGTGGCAGCTACATTGATTTACGAGACTTCGGTGTTCCAATAATAGGCAATTTGAGCATGAGGGTGTTGTGGACCTCCCAGGGCAGGTTCCGGCTTCAGGGCATACAAGAGGAGGATGTCAAGAAGTTGGCTGGGTTGAGCAATGTTGCTATATCTGCTGATCTGTTGACCGACCATATACTTGATAGTGTTGCCCACCTGCTGCAGACAGAGGCAGAGGAGGTTGtcaaaaaccctagcctcactGAATCTGACATGAGCCCCAAGATTGTAATGGAGTGCATTTTTTATATAGCATTGAGAGGTGGTGATGGCATTGACTGGTTTACTCATGCTTCCAACTATTGGGTATGTGATGGGATCATACAAACTGGCACTGATGATGGTCATAAATCAGCATGGGATACCAGTGAAGCCTTGCACGAGAACATGCGCATGGACAACTGGCATCAAGTTTGGGAAGTGAACATCCGTGATGCCATTGGATTGTTATTTGGTGATGAAGAGTGTAGGCCTACTGACCGCTGGTTTTCAGCTACCCGCCAATATCTAGAACAGAAGAAGCAGGGGGGTGGAACAGTGCCACCTCAGGCAACATCTTTCTTCTGGACAGCAGCTGGACCAATTAGTGATGCAATGCCGATATTGGAAGGTAGCATGTTTGGATCTTCAGACAGGAGCTTGCTTCGTGTGATACATCTCTCCCACTGCACCTTCAGTTTCTCATGCCACCCGTTCAGCAGTTGCAACAACATAAGATTCCTCCTGCTTGACCACTGCAAAGACATGGATGCAGCTGCAGGTGACCGTGGTGAGGGAAAGCATCATCATAGTCAGGGGAGCCATGATGATGGATCATGTTTCCGGAAGCTATGGGTGCTCGACTTGAGTTATACAGATTGGTATTGGTTGCTCTCAGAAGAGATGATGGATCTAATGGTTGACCTCAGGGAGTTGAATGTGAAGGGAGTGAAGAATTGGAGCATAAGCAACCTATGTCGTCGTGGCAGTGGAACAAACACCCATAGGCTGATCAAGCTTTGTAAGATCCGAGTGATAGTTGAAACATCAGGTATTCATGGTGGCCACATAGAAAAAAAACCATCACTATTTGTGGACCTGTCAAGCTCAACCATCCTCAGCACAGTCATCCTTGACAACTGTATTGATCTGGAGGGTATCTCCTTCAGGGGATGTGCCAATCTCAAGAGTCTGTTTTTGAGAGGATTTTTTCGGAGGCTTGTGGAGCTGGACATGTCTGGTACAGCAGTGGAAACACTTGACCTCAGTGCACTGGAAGCCCGGAAATTGAGGCGGCTATTTCTGTTGGGATGTGAGAAGCTCCATGCAATACTATGGCCTCAGGAGAAATCTAAGCAGATAAAATTGAAGGTTCTACAGATCGACACCACCCGTGCAGCATGGGATAACAAGGAAGACATGTCCAAGAAGCAAGTGAATGGCACTGATAACACTGTCGTGGGCTCACCGTCAGCAACAGTACTGGATGGAAATGTCCGAGCACTCACAGATTTGGACTCATACATTTCCCTGAGGGACGCAAGGCTTTTCCGATCGCTTCATAATCCCACACTTGTCAAATCTTTATGCTACATTGAGATTTCGTCTGCTCTTACTGTTATTACTCCTACGGGTCATAGAAACACCAGTCATCAAGAGACTAGAAGCAGCGCAGAGGGCATCGAACAACAAGGGTGGACCGTAGGCTTGCAGCGGCACTGGCCAGCTGGTAGCATGTACGTCAATGACGTATTTGCTGCCGTTTCTAAAGGTGCAACACAAGCCGGTGGTGGTGACAATGGAGGTGGCATTGATGCCCCGGATGTGATCACATCAGTGTGGAATTGTCCGCCAATTCCTACAAATTCTGATTGGCCCCACTGCTACATTATCTTACAAGATGAGGCACGGACCGGCACAAAGCAAGAAACTGGTGCTACTACAACATTGCCAGGTTTCGTGGCAACGAATGCTATGACCTTGCACGTGCATGACAGCTTGTCCATCACTTGTATCCCAGGCCCTTCGATAGCTGCAGCGGAAGATTTGACATGGGAATACATACTAAGGTGGTGCCGGCTCGAGAGGTGCCCAAACTTACAAGGCACCATATTCACTGCTCCTTCACTTAGGCAAAATCAAATTCCCATTTTCTATTGTCTCGAGACATTCTGGGCATCCCAACTCCTAAAGGCACGCTACATTTGGGACTGGACGGCATCAAGGTATCACCCCAGACTTGGTTCCTTCGAGGATCTGGTGTTCTTGCACCTAGATTACTGCCCCAGGCTAGTACATGTACTCCCCTTGTACACGTCAAATAGCCGTGGATGTCAAAGCTTGGAAACACTTGAGATCGTGTGTTGCGGTGACCTGAGGGAGGTGTTTCCACTAATAAATTCGGAATCACAACAACAGGAACCAAGAAAATTCGGTAACCTGAAGCGCATCCGCCTGTACGAGCTGCCCATGCTGCAGAGCATCTGTGGCCGTAGAATGTCCGCGCCCAACCTCGAGACTGTCAAGATCAGGGGCTGTTGGAGCCTCAGGAGCCTACCGTCTGTTTGCCGTCCCAATGGCAGTGGCAGCACGTCGTCACTGCCCACGGTGGACTGCGAGAAGGACTGGTGGGACGGCCTCGTATGGGACGGGTTGGAGGCCAACCACCATCCTTCCCTCTACAAGACCGCCCACTCAGCCTACTACAAGAAGACCCTGCGCAGAACCACCGTGCTCAG GTAG